The Burkholderia lata genome contains a region encoding:
- a CDS encoding chorismate mutase: protein MKQAIRASLAVAALGVALFSSPRIANADGDDTALTNIVALASQRLALAEPVARWKWANHKAIEDRPREAELLVSVEKRAAQAGVDPAFARTFFEDQITASKDVQNALFATWRATRPPEGTPPDLATSTRPALDRLTQKMLAGLAQVAPLRDAPDCQARLARSIANWKTLTRYDSTQTQALDTALSHVCSAGGASAIG, encoded by the coding sequence ATGAAGCAAGCCATTCGTGCCAGCCTCGCTGTCGCCGCGCTCGGCGTCGCCCTCTTTTCGTCCCCGCGCATCGCCAATGCAGACGGCGACGACACCGCCCTCACCAACATCGTCGCGCTCGCGTCGCAGCGCCTCGCGCTTGCCGAACCGGTCGCTCGCTGGAAATGGGCGAATCACAAGGCAATCGAGGACCGGCCGCGCGAAGCGGAGCTGCTCGTATCGGTCGAGAAGCGCGCGGCACAGGCCGGCGTCGATCCCGCGTTCGCACGGACGTTCTTCGAGGATCAGATCACCGCGAGCAAGGATGTGCAGAACGCGCTGTTCGCGACCTGGCGCGCGACGCGGCCGCCGGAAGGCACGCCGCCCGATCTCGCGACCAGCACGCGCCCGGCGCTCGACCGGCTGACGCAGAAAATGCTCGCGGGGCTCGCGCAGGTTGCACCGCTGCGCGATGCGCCTGATTGCCAGGCGCGGCTCGCGCGCAGCATCGCCAACTGGAAGACGCTCACGCGCTACGACTCCACGCAAACGCAGGCACTCGACACCGCGCTGTCGCACGTCTGCTCGGCCGGCGGCGCAAGCGCGATCGGCTGA
- a CDS encoding chorismate mutase yields the protein MSPDPEPVGVEFLAELPDHVRAFFDEQHKLYSPK from the coding sequence ATGAGCCCGGATCCGGAACCCGTCGGCGTGGAATTCCTCGCCGAATTGCCCGACCACGTGCGGGCATTCTTCGACGAGCAGCACAAGCTGTACTCGCCGAAGTGA
- a CDS encoding porin has product MKKTLIVAALSGVFVTAAHAQSSVTLYGLIDAGITYTNNQGGHSAWQETSGSVNGSRWGLRGTEDLGGGLKAIFTLENGFGINNGALKQNGREFGRQAFVGLAHDSYGSLTLGRQYDSVVDYLGPLSLTGTQYGGTQFAHPFDNDNLNNSFRINNSVKYQSANYGGLKFGALYGFSNSTAFANNRAYSGGVSYSYLGFNFAAAYLQLNSDVNALAQAASDPGAVTGDWTFASRVQRTWGAGLNYGFGPATVGFVFTQTRLTGIRAISASQSGVSGGITGLGGTARFSNYELNGRYALTPALSLAGSYTYTQGRLAGDKPTWHQFNLQADYALSKRTDVYLQGEFQKVNNDGLDLGANINGLGAASSTNKQIAVTAGMRHRF; this is encoded by the coding sequence ATGAAAAAAACCCTGATCGTCGCCGCGTTGTCGGGAGTATTCGTTACGGCAGCTCACGCCCAAAGCAGTGTGACGCTCTATGGCCTGATCGACGCAGGCATCACCTACACGAACAATCAGGGCGGCCATAGCGCCTGGCAGGAAACGAGCGGTTCGGTCAACGGCAGCCGCTGGGGCTTGCGCGGCACCGAAGATCTCGGCGGCGGCCTGAAAGCGATCTTCACGCTGGAAAATGGTTTCGGCATCAATAACGGCGCGCTGAAGCAGAACGGCCGCGAATTCGGCCGGCAAGCGTTTGTCGGCCTCGCCCATGACAGCTACGGTTCGCTGACGCTGGGCCGGCAGTACGACAGCGTCGTCGACTACCTCGGGCCGCTGTCGCTGACGGGTACCCAGTACGGCGGCACGCAGTTTGCCCACCCGTTCGACAACGACAACCTGAACAATTCGTTCCGGATCAACAACTCGGTCAAGTATCAGAGCGCGAACTACGGCGGCCTCAAGTTCGGTGCGTTGTACGGGTTCTCGAACTCGACGGCTTTCGCGAACAACCGCGCCTATAGCGGCGGCGTGTCGTACAGCTACCTCGGCTTCAACTTCGCCGCGGCCTACTTGCAGTTGAACAGCGACGTGAACGCGCTCGCGCAGGCCGCGTCCGATCCGGGAGCCGTGACCGGCGACTGGACCTTCGCGTCGCGCGTGCAGCGCACCTGGGGCGCCGGCCTGAATTACGGGTTCGGCCCGGCCACGGTCGGCTTCGTGTTCACCCAGACGCGCCTGACCGGCATCCGCGCGATCAGCGCGTCGCAGTCCGGTGTGTCCGGCGGCATCACGGGCCTCGGCGGAACCGCGCGCTTCAGCAACTACGAACTCAACGGACGCTACGCGCTGACGCCGGCGCTGTCGCTCGCCGGCTCCTACACGTACACGCAGGGCCGCCTGGCCGGCGACAAGCCGACCTGGCACCAGTTCAACCTGCAAGCCGACTATGCGCTGTCGAAGCGCACCGACGTCTACCTGCAGGGCGAATTCCAGAAGGTCAACAACGACGGCCTCGATCTCGGCGCCAACATCAACGGGCTGGGCGCCGCGTCATCGACCAACAAGCAGATCGCGGTCACGGCCGGCATGCGCCACCGCTTCTGA
- the gmk gene encoding guanylate kinase has product MTQSTHDGHAAHSLHGGVYPGNLFMVVAPSGAGKSTLVNALLSKDSDICLSISYTTRKPRPGEQDGQHYHFTTVEDFRTRHAAHEFLESAEVHGNYYGTSRVWIEEQMKNGHDVLLEIDWQGALQVKKQFRNAVGIFILPPSLDALEERLKKRGQDEPKVITRRLLAAGSEIAHAPEAEYVVINENFERALAELECIVAATRLRFASQYARHTELFIELGIHLPHAE; this is encoded by the coding sequence ATGACCCAATCCACCCACGACGGCCACGCCGCGCATTCGCTGCACGGCGGCGTCTATCCCGGCAACCTGTTCATGGTCGTCGCGCCGTCGGGCGCCGGCAAGTCGACGCTCGTGAATGCGCTGCTGTCGAAGGACAGCGACATCTGCCTGTCGATCTCGTACACGACGCGCAAACCGCGCCCGGGCGAGCAGGACGGCCAGCACTATCACTTCACGACGGTCGAGGATTTCCGCACGCGTCACGCGGCGCATGAATTCCTCGAGAGCGCGGAAGTGCACGGCAACTACTACGGCACGTCGCGCGTCTGGATCGAAGAGCAGATGAAGAACGGCCACGACGTGCTGCTCGAAATCGACTGGCAGGGTGCGCTGCAGGTGAAGAAGCAGTTCCGCAACGCGGTCGGCATCTTCATCCTGCCGCCGTCGCTCGACGCGCTCGAGGAGCGCCTGAAGAAGCGCGGCCAGGACGAACCGAAAGTGATCACGCGCCGCCTGCTGGCCGCCGGCAGCGAGATCGCGCACGCGCCCGAAGCGGAATACGTGGTGATCAACGAGAATTTCGAGCGTGCGCTCGCGGAGCTCGAATGCATCGTCGCGGCCACGCGCCTGCGCTTTGCTTCGCAGTACGCGCGACACACGGAGCTGTTCATCGAGCTCGGCATCCATCTGCCCCACGCGGAATGA
- a CDS encoding DUF2946 domain-containing protein, with protein sequence MKRTTRWIGLVWLALVLNVLSPVIGYARLASSGSGELTLELCSAAGARQVVLAQAGGEHDTSSFDHAGVSHCVYCPGFAANVALGSSQPPLPGFVRTFAYRAAPPAIPELPRKGIRLAQPRAPPENAPI encoded by the coding sequence ATGAAACGAACGACGCGATGGATCGGCCTCGTATGGCTGGCGCTGGTACTGAACGTACTGTCGCCCGTCATCGGCTATGCGCGTCTTGCGTCGAGCGGCTCCGGCGAGCTCACGCTCGAGTTGTGCAGTGCAGCGGGCGCCCGCCAGGTCGTGCTCGCGCAGGCGGGCGGCGAACACGATACGTCGTCGTTCGACCATGCCGGCGTGTCGCACTGCGTGTACTGTCCCGGCTTCGCGGCGAACGTGGCGCTCGGGTCGAGCCAGCCCCCGCTGCCGGGCTTCGTGCGGACGTTCGCCTATCGCGCGGCCCCGCCGGCCATTCCCGAATTGCCCCGCAAGGGCATCCGTCTCGCGCAGCCTCGCGCCCCGCCTGAAAACGCTCCGATCTGA
- the greB gene encoding transcription elongation factor GreB — MNKAFVKESDGDDDDLDQAQPAIPAGSKNYITPAGHKRLRDELLNLIDVERPEVVRLVSWAASNGDRSENGDYIYGKRRLREIDRRIRFLTKRLDLAEVVDASRQENVDQVFFGATVDYETPDGEDHTITIVGIDEVDLDHGCVSWISPVARALIKAKIGDTVMLMTPAGPQPIDVLDVRYPASGNA, encoded by the coding sequence ATGAACAAGGCGTTTGTCAAAGAGTCGGACGGCGACGACGACGATCTGGACCAGGCCCAGCCGGCGATTCCGGCGGGCTCGAAGAACTACATCACACCGGCTGGTCACAAGCGGCTGAGGGACGAACTGCTGAACCTGATCGACGTCGAGCGTCCCGAGGTCGTGCGGCTCGTGTCCTGGGCCGCGTCGAACGGCGACCGGTCGGAGAACGGCGACTATATCTACGGCAAGCGGCGGCTTCGCGAGATCGATCGCCGCATCCGCTTCCTGACGAAGCGGCTCGATCTGGCCGAAGTCGTCGATGCGAGCCGGCAGGAGAACGTCGACCAGGTGTTTTTCGGTGCAACGGTCGATTACGAAACGCCGGACGGCGAGGATCACACGATCACGATCGTCGGGATCGACGAGGTCGATCTCGATCACGGTTGTGTCAGCTGGATTTCGCCGGTCGCGCGGGCGCTGATCAAGGCGAAGATCGGCGATACCGTCATGCTGATGACGCCGGCCGGCCCGCAGCCGATCGACGTGCTCGACGTCCGTTACCCGGCGTCGGGCAACGCCTGA
- a CDS encoding TonB-dependent receptor → MSSPFAARPSRGRLALACAAAFAWPAAHAASTDDARGATARGGVERAADAAAPASAVATVPPAPVAGDTLTAVSVTAQRQPVDPDTPAVVTSITREQIESHTNVTTEDALKYAPNLMVRKRYIGDRNSVFAGRDFNELQSARGLVYADGVLLSNLLGSSYAYPPRWSLIPPDDIARVDVLYGPFSALYPGNSIGSTVLLTTRRPEKLEASLSTQFFTQRYHDGYGFADSFGGNHQTARIANRVGRFWFALSLDRLENNGQPMQYASPNSAYNPKLGTAVPVTGAATDIGPNGRPRTIVGAQTIERTEQLNETVRMGYAFTDHVDATLTLGHWENHYRQHGETFLRDAAGNPVYGGNVSIGGQNMTVAPNAFAPQRGDQENWLYALGLNGRLDSGWRLSGVVSAYDVSRDVQRSASTVQGGAGTLFQGDGTGWRTLDLKAEAPEVKGHTFTFGYHYDNYFLRNVTFNTADWLAGPTTSLSSVYRGDTRTQALFGQDAWRFAPGWLATLGLRYERWDAYGGALGNASGTLGYADRSANALSPKVALQWDATDVWRFRLSFATGTRFPTVGELFQGTISNNAIVNNNPNLRPEKAIDWDFTAERDVGVGVVRASVFQSDLRDSIYSQTTVSGATTVTNISNVDRVRVRGVELAFSGENVGLKGLAIDANVSASNAQILADAANPAYVGSRFPRIPRMRANLLASYRFDEHWLASVGVRYSGRQFNTLDNSDVNPDVYGGTSSFTVVDLKARYRFDHHWTASLGIDNLTDRRYYVFHPYPGRTFYGELKWSL, encoded by the coding sequence ATGTCCTCTCCCTTCGCCGCGCGGCCGTCGCGCGGCCGGCTGGCGCTCGCATGCGCGGCCGCCTTTGCGTGGCCTGCCGCCCATGCGGCCTCGACGGACGATGCACGCGGCGCCACCGCGCGCGGTGGCGTCGAGCGTGCCGCCGATGCCGCCGCTCCCGCTTCGGCCGTCGCAACCGTGCCGCCAGCGCCGGTAGCCGGCGATACGCTGACCGCCGTCAGTGTGACCGCGCAGCGGCAACCGGTCGATCCCGATACGCCGGCCGTCGTCACGTCGATCACGCGCGAGCAGATCGAATCGCACACCAACGTCACCACCGAGGACGCGCTGAAGTACGCGCCTAACCTGATGGTCCGCAAGCGCTATATCGGCGACCGCAACAGCGTGTTCGCAGGCCGCGACTTCAACGAACTGCAGAGTGCGCGCGGACTCGTCTATGCCGACGGCGTGCTGCTGTCGAACCTGCTCGGCTCGAGCTACGCGTACCCGCCGCGCTGGTCGCTGATTCCGCCCGACGATATCGCGCGCGTCGACGTGCTCTATGGCCCCTTTTCCGCGCTGTATCCGGGCAACTCGATCGGCTCGACCGTGCTGCTCACCACGCGTCGCCCGGAAAAGCTCGAGGCGTCGCTGTCGACGCAGTTCTTCACGCAGCGCTACCACGACGGCTACGGATTCGCGGACAGCTTCGGCGGCAATCACCAGACCGCGCGGATTGCGAACCGCGTCGGCCGGTTCTGGTTCGCGCTGTCGCTCGACCGGCTCGAGAACAACGGTCAGCCGATGCAGTATGCGAGCCCCAATTCGGCGTACAACCCGAAGCTCGGCACGGCCGTGCCCGTGACGGGCGCCGCGACCGACATCGGGCCCAATGGCCGGCCGCGGACGATCGTCGGCGCGCAGACGATCGAGCGGACCGAGCAGCTCAACGAGACGGTGCGGATGGGCTATGCGTTCACCGACCACGTCGATGCGACGCTCACGCTCGGGCATTGGGAGAACCATTACCGGCAGCACGGCGAGACCTTCCTGCGCGATGCGGCCGGCAATCCGGTCTACGGCGGCAACGTGTCGATCGGCGGCCAGAACATGACCGTCGCGCCGAACGCATTCGCGCCGCAGCGCGGCGACCAGGAGAACTGGCTGTACGCGCTCGGCCTGAACGGCCGGCTCGATTCCGGCTGGCGCCTGTCGGGCGTCGTGTCCGCGTACGACGTGTCGCGCGACGTGCAGCGCTCGGCGTCGACCGTGCAGGGAGGTGCAGGCACGCTGTTCCAGGGCGACGGCACCGGCTGGCGCACGCTCGACCTGAAGGCCGAGGCGCCGGAAGTGAAGGGCCATACGTTCACGTTCGGCTATCACTACGACAACTACTTCCTGCGCAACGTCACGTTCAACACGGCCGACTGGCTGGCCGGGCCGACCACGTCGCTGTCGAGCGTCTATCGCGGCGACACGCGCACGCAGGCGCTGTTCGGACAGGACGCGTGGCGCTTCGCGCCGGGCTGGCTCGCAACGCTGGGGCTGCGCTACGAGCGCTGGGATGCATACGGCGGCGCGCTCGGCAATGCGAGCGGCACGCTCGGCTACGCGGACCGCAGCGCGAATGCGCTGTCGCCGAAGGTCGCACTGCAATGGGATGCGACCGACGTCTGGCGCTTCCGGCTGTCGTTTGCGACCGGCACGCGTTTCCCGACGGTCGGCGAACTGTTCCAGGGCACGATCTCGAACAACGCGATCGTCAACAACAACCCGAACCTGCGGCCGGAAAAGGCGATCGACTGGGACTTCACGGCCGAACGCGACGTGGGCGTCGGCGTCGTGCGTGCCAGCGTGTTCCAGAGCGATCTGCGCGATTCGATCTACAGCCAGACGACGGTGTCGGGCGCGACGACGGTGACCAACATCTCGAACGTCGATCGCGTGCGCGTGCGCGGCGTCGAACTCGCGTTCAGCGGCGAGAACGTCGGTTTGAAGGGGCTCGCGATCGACGCGAACGTGTCGGCGAGCAACGCGCAGATCCTCGCCGATGCGGCGAATCCCGCGTATGTCGGCTCGCGCTTTCCGCGAATTCCGCGCATGCGTGCGAACCTGCTCGCGTCGTATCGCTTCGACGAGCACTGGCTGGCGAGCGTCGGCGTGCGCTACTCGGGCCGCCAGTTCAACACGCTCGACAACAGCGACGTGAATCCGGACGTCTACGGCGGCACGAGCTCGTTCACGGTCGTCGACCTGAAGGCGCGCTACCGCTTCGACCATCACTGGACCGCGTCGCTCGGTATCGACAACCTGACGGACCGCCGCTACTACGTGTTCCACCCGTATCCGGGCCGTACTTTCTATGGAGAACTGAAATGGTCGCTGTGA
- a CDS encoding exonuclease domain-containing protein, translating to MSDFPRPSDPASEQPLVFVDLETTGGSPAEHRITEIGVVEIGPLGVSTWTTLVNPGQPIPPFIQQLTGISDEMVRDAPSFASLAPALFERLDGKLFVAHNASFDRGFLRAEFERAGFAFNPDVLCTVRLSRALFPRETRHGLDALIERHGLVPAARHRALADADLLLQFWRLLHDIVPLERLRDQIARTTRHFRLGGDLTEAWLDTAPAGCGAYALFGEEDAPLYVGRSVRVRQRLRALLTGERRSSKEMRLAQQVRRVEWRETGNELGAMLAEAQWIARLRPSYNRRPVADARAGVAPWPFEGAVAFEASGERRLFHVIDGWRYLGAAESLDAAARLAADGTDGAFEPFTHRLLQTHLARGLQLIPLAALTPEGQAG from the coding sequence ATGTCTGATTTCCCCCGTCCGTCCGATCCCGCCAGCGAACAGCCGCTCGTCTTCGTCGACCTTGAAACCACTGGCGGCTCGCCCGCCGAACACCGCATCACCGAAATCGGCGTCGTCGAAATCGGCCCGCTCGGCGTATCGACGTGGACGACGCTCGTCAATCCGGGGCAGCCGATTCCGCCGTTCATCCAGCAACTGACGGGTATTTCGGACGAGATGGTGCGCGATGCGCCGTCGTTTGCGTCGCTGGCGCCGGCGTTGTTCGAGCGGCTCGACGGCAAGCTTTTCGTCGCGCACAACGCGAGCTTCGACCGCGGCTTCCTGCGGGCCGAATTCGAGCGCGCCGGCTTCGCGTTCAATCCCGATGTGCTGTGTACGGTGCGGCTGTCGCGCGCGCTGTTCCCGCGTGAAACGCGGCACGGGCTCGACGCGTTGATCGAGCGGCACGGCCTCGTGCCGGCTGCGCGCCACCGGGCGCTGGCGGATGCCGACCTGCTATTGCAGTTCTGGCGCCTGTTGCACGACATCGTGCCGCTCGAGCGGCTGCGCGACCAGATCGCGCGCACGACGCGCCACTTCCGTCTGGGCGGCGACCTGACTGAAGCCTGGCTCGATACCGCGCCGGCCGGGTGCGGCGCGTACGCGCTGTTCGGGGAGGAGGACGCGCCGCTGTATGTCGGTCGCAGCGTGCGGGTGCGGCAACGGCTGCGTGCGTTGCTGACGGGGGAGCGCCGTTCGTCGAAGGAAATGCGGCTTGCGCAGCAGGTAAGGCGGGTCGAATGGCGCGAGACCGGTAACGAGCTGGGGGCGATGCTCGCCGAAGCGCAATGGATCGCCCGGCTGCGACCGTCGTACAACCGGCGTCCCGTGGCCGACGCCCGTGCCGGCGTTGCGCCCTGGCCGTTCGAAGGCGCTGTCGCGTTCGAGGCGAGCGGCGAGCGCCGCCTGTTTCATGTGATCGATGGCTGGCGCTATCTCGGTGCGGCGGAATCGCTCGACGCGGCCGCGCGGCTCGCGGCCGACGGGACGGACGGTGCGTTCGAACCCTTCACCCACCGCCTGCTGCAGACGCACCTCGCGCGCGGTCTGCAACTCATTCCGCTCGCCGCGCTCACGCCTGAGGGGCAGGCGGGCTAA
- a CDS encoding cold-shock protein: protein MDTGIVKWFNDAKGFGFITSDNGGEDLFAHFSEIKMDGFKTLKENQRVSFDVKVGPKGKQAANIQAV, encoded by the coding sequence ATGGATACCGGTATCGTGAAATGGTTTAACGATGCTAAAGGTTTTGGTTTTATTACGTCGGACAATGGTGGTGAAGATTTGTTTGCACACTTTTCCGAAATCAAGATGGACGGCTTCAAGACGCTGAAGGAAAACCAGCGTGTTTCGTTCGACGTGAAAGTCGGGCCGAAAGGCAAGCAGGCAGCGAATATCCAGGCGGTCTGA
- the rpoZ gene encoding DNA-directed RNA polymerase subunit omega: MARITVEDCLKQIPNRFELALAATYRARQLAQGHTPKIESRDKPTVVALREIAAGQVGVEMLKKVPV, from the coding sequence ATGGCTCGCATTACCGTCGAAGACTGCCTGAAGCAAATCCCGAACCGCTTCGAACTGGCGCTCGCCGCCACCTATCGCGCGCGGCAGCTCGCGCAAGGCCATACGCCGAAGATCGAAAGCCGCGACAAGCCGACCGTCGTCGCGCTGCGCGAAATCGCTGCCGGCCAGGTCGGCGTCGAGATGCTGAAGAAGGTGCCGGTGTAA
- a CDS encoding RelA/SpoT family protein: MSTTPSSASADSTTEATAQSPARQYIDAVLEQSFRHLFGPTATPEQPRKHGVVSIAKLTAALAEYLPPEEIKEVKAAFHFSDEAHLGQYRQSGEPYITHPVAVAEICAGWKLDAQAVMAALLHDVMEDQGVTKSELAERFGPKVAELVDGLSKLDKMEFRSREEAQAENFRKMLLAMARDVRVILVKLADRLHNMRTLGAVPMEKRRRVARETLDIYAPIAHRLGLNNTYRELQDMSFANFNPHRYATLEKAVKAARGNRREVISKILEAAQRAMADAKIDAEITGREKTIYSVYRKMRDKQLSFSQVLDVYGFRVVVDSPLDCYTCIGALHALYKPVPGKFKDYIAIPKINGYQSLHTTLVGPFGAPIEFQVRTRKMHEIAEAGGAAHWLYKNGSADLSDVQKRAHQWLKSLLDIQSEAGDSSEFLEHVKIDLFPDAVYVFTPKSKIMALPRGATALDFAYSIHSDLGNQCVAVKINNELLPLRTELKSGDIVEVITAPYSKPNPAWLGFVRTGKARSAIRHYLKTMRLNESVQLGERLVDQSLKGYGLALADVEPEVWEKLVQWTGNKSRQEIFADIGLGRRVAAVMAKRIEVLMSGRDADDDLPKSERHPAHHAPPVVITGTEGMSVQLSACCRPIPGDAIMGYIGIGLGMAIHTTDCRVAQRIHRRDPGRWIDVEWAPQPGRLFDVAVKALVKNTKGIFARVAADITSADANIVHIAMDEDLTHESTVLRFVIQVSDRVHLANVMRRVRTNPDVMRIMRERSTDDGAHARHDGGMRIERERQDY; the protein is encoded by the coding sequence ATGAGCACCACCCCATCGTCCGCCTCCGCGGATTCGACCACCGAAGCCACGGCCCAGTCGCCTGCGCGCCAGTACATCGACGCGGTCCTCGAACAGTCCTTCCGGCATCTGTTCGGGCCGACCGCGACACCGGAGCAGCCTCGCAAGCACGGCGTCGTTTCGATCGCGAAACTGACGGCCGCGCTTGCCGAGTATCTTCCTCCGGAAGAAATCAAAGAGGTCAAGGCGGCATTCCACTTCAGCGACGAAGCCCACCTCGGTCAATATCGCCAGAGCGGCGAGCCCTACATCACCCATCCTGTCGCCGTTGCGGAAATCTGCGCCGGCTGGAAGCTCGACGCGCAGGCCGTGATGGCAGCGCTCCTGCACGACGTGATGGAAGATCAGGGCGTGACCAAGAGCGAGCTGGCCGAACGGTTCGGCCCGAAGGTCGCCGAACTGGTCGACGGCCTGTCGAAGCTCGACAAGATGGAGTTCCGCAGCCGCGAGGAAGCGCAGGCGGAAAACTTCCGCAAGATGCTGCTCGCGATGGCACGCGACGTGCGCGTCATTCTCGTCAAGCTCGCCGACCGCCTGCACAACATGCGCACGCTCGGCGCGGTGCCGATGGAAAAGCGCCGCCGCGTCGCGCGGGAAACGCTCGACATCTACGCGCCGATCGCGCACCGCCTCGGGTTGAACAACACGTATCGCGAGCTGCAGGACATGAGCTTCGCGAACTTCAACCCGCATCGCTACGCGACGCTCGAGAAGGCCGTGAAGGCCGCGCGCGGCAATCGCCGCGAAGTGATCAGCAAGATCCTCGAGGCCGCGCAGCGCGCGATGGCCGACGCGAAGATCGACGCCGAGATCACCGGCCGCGAAAAGACCATCTACAGCGTGTACCGCAAGATGCGCGACAAGCAGCTGTCGTTCTCGCAGGTGCTCGACGTGTACGGCTTTCGCGTCGTCGTCGACAGCCCGCTCGACTGCTACACGTGCATCGGCGCGCTGCACGCGCTGTACAAGCCCGTGCCCGGCAAGTTCAAGGACTACATCGCGATCCCGAAGATCAACGGCTATCAGTCGCTGCACACGACGCTCGTCGGCCCGTTCGGCGCGCCGATCGAGTTCCAGGTGCGCACGCGCAAGATGCACGAGATCGCCGAGGCGGGGGGCGCCGCGCACTGGCTGTACAAGAACGGCAGCGCGGATCTCAGCGACGTGCAGAAGCGCGCGCACCAGTGGCTGAAGTCGCTGCTCGACATCCAGAGCGAAGCCGGCGATTCGAGCGAATTCCTCGAGCACGTGAAGATCGACCTGTTCCCGGATGCGGTCTACGTGTTCACGCCGAAGTCGAAGATCATGGCGCTGCCGCGCGGCGCGACGGCACTCGATTTCGCGTATTCGATCCACAGCGATCTCGGCAACCAGTGCGTGGCCGTGAAGATCAACAACGAACTGCTGCCGCTGCGCACCGAGCTGAAGAGCGGCGACATCGTCGAGGTGATCACCGCGCCGTATTCGAAGCCGAACCCAGCGTGGCTCGGCTTCGTGCGTACCGGCAAGGCGCGCTCGGCGATCCGGCACTACCTGAAGACGATGCGCCTGAACGAATCGGTGCAGCTTGGCGAGCGGCTGGTCGACCAGAGCCTGAAGGGCTACGGTCTTGCGCTGGCCGATGTCGAGCCGGAAGTGTGGGAGAAGCTCGTGCAGTGGACGGGCAACAAGAGCCGTCAGGAAATCTTCGCGGACATCGGCCTCGGCCGTCGCGTGGCCGCGGTGATGGCCAAGCGCATCGAGGTGCTGATGAGCGGCCGCGATGCGGACGACGATCTGCCGAAGTCCGAGCGGCATCCCGCGCACCATGCGCCGCCGGTCGTGATTACCGGCACCGAAGGGATGTCCGTGCAGTTGTCCGCGTGCTGCCGGCCGATTCCGGGCGACGCGATCATGGGCTATATCGGCATTGGCCTGGGGATGGCGATTCATACGACCGATTGCCGCGTGGCGCAGCGTATTCATCGCCGCGATCCGGGCCGCTGGATCGATGTCGAATGGGCGCCGCAGCCGGGCCGCCTGTTCGATGTCGCCGTGAAGGCGCTCGTGAAGAACACGAAGGGCATCTTTGCGCGCGTGGCGGCGGATATCACGTCGGCCGATGCGAACATCGTGCACATTGCGATGGACGAGGATCTGACGCACGAATCGACGGTGCTGCGCTTCGTGATCCAGGTCAGCGATCGCGTGCATCTCGCGAACGTGATGCGGCGCGTGCGCACCAATCCGGATGTGATGCGGATCATGCGCGAGCGTTCGACCGACGACGGCGCGCATGCGCGCCACGACGGTGGCATGCGCATCGAGCGCGAGCGGCAGGATTATTGA